The proteins below come from a single Afipia felis ATCC 53690 genomic window:
- a CDS encoding PRC-barrel domain-containing protein produces MQRSKIVKLYVHIGVTALGLTAAYPAFAQAQQSSPGAEQNSRPGSSQNPAPAPVPAPAPNLPNDSEHSTIGVPATVMATDKIESILGKEVKSPTGESMGRIVDIIVDRSVTVRGAVIDFGGFLGVGSRQIAVAWKALRFSQQNKSNVLIVDFTKDQLKAAPAYKAGEQVVLLHPPASTPAPADTSAASAPANPPAQAASPETPAK; encoded by the coding sequence ATGCAGCGATCGAAAATCGTCAAGTTATACGTCCACATCGGTGTGACAGCTTTGGGGCTCACTGCCGCATATCCTGCTTTCGCGCAGGCTCAGCAATCGTCCCCGGGCGCTGAGCAAAATTCGCGTCCGGGCAGCAGTCAAAATCCTGCTCCTGCGCCCGTTCCTGCTCCTGCTCCAAACCTTCCAAACGACAGCGAGCACAGCACTATCGGTGTACCGGCCACGGTGATGGCAACCGACAAAATCGAGAGCATCCTTGGCAAAGAAGTCAAAAGTCCCACGGGCGAAAGCATGGGGCGCATTGTGGACATCATCGTCGATCGATCCGTAACCGTCCGAGGCGCAGTGATCGATTTCGGCGGCTTTCTGGGAGTGGGCAGTCGTCAAATCGCAGTCGCGTGGAAAGCGCTGCGCTTTTCCCAACAAAACAAGTCCAATGTTTTGATTGTTGATTTCACGAAAGATCAGCTCAAGGCAGCACCTGCCTACAAAGCCGGCGAACAGGTTGTCCTGCTTCACCCACCCGCCAGCACGCCCGCGCCAGCGGATACATCCGCCGCCTCTGCTCCCGCGAATCCACCGGCTCAAGCCGCATCTCCCGAAACTCCGGCGAAATGA